One Mercurialis annua linkage group LG3, ddMerAnnu1.2, whole genome shotgun sequence DNA window includes the following coding sequences:
- the LOC126672759 gene encoding uncharacterized protein LOC126672759, producing MATHGGSYLSASGLPEGNSITRPPLFNGSNYDYWKNRMKSFIQSQDIECWKSILYGVTPPTKVNADGTEVRKDETEFTEADWRVVQTNAKAITMIHCALDISEYNRVRNCVTAKHVWEKLQITYEGTDQVRETKINLLQRDYELFQMKSDEGMSEFSSRFSNIINGLKSLGENFTDEQLVKKILRSLTEKWESKTTAIIEAKNLKNYSFDELMGSLMTHEMVKYKGKEIAQERRKKADLALKIESESDDQISSDEEIALMTKRFSKMYRKGDKRYRNNMKKFIKGKVDLEGADGLCFGCNKPGHFKADCPKLKRSTRVEKPKKGLAAWSDSDDSDEDKPEEKANLCLMAIETGDNSGQTDAYEADSFDNEVENLKHLSYDELLHNCNDIFMAYKVVSKKYVKLKAKTKNVISEANVKISQANETEKENIMQKDFDLMTEKIQKAETEVSFLKKELETSNNLRINLLQQNDAMQKKIDLLIQDLAKFTKGKANLNMLLGNQRPYGDTGGIGFEGFTKPKKMESFLKNIPTKIKTITKRTFIPYMSHATCFYCNIKGHVSKFCKAKQKISQTKLIWVVKGTKPEKVCLRSKDDQNWHMDSACSRHMTGDKSKFTSIKLKDRGTVCFGDDSKAKIIGIGAIGKYPSIEGVSLVDGLKYNLLSVSQLCDKQNRVIFEPTHCEVQDLHQ from the exons ATGGCTACTCATGGTGGATCTTACCTAAGTGCTTCTGGGCTACCAGAAGGAAATTCCATTACTAGACCTCCTCTATTCAATGGATCTAATTATGACTACTGGAAAAACAGAATGAAAAGTTTTATTCAGTCACAGGACATTGAATGCTGGAAAAGCATCTTGTATGGAGTTACTCCTCCAACCAAGGTCAATGCTGATGGAACAGAAGTAAGAAAAGATGAAACTGAGTTTACTGAAGCTGATTGGAGAGTGGTACAGACTAATGCAAAAGCTATTACTATGATTCACTGTGCTCTTGACATCAGTGAATACAATCGTGTTAGAAACTGTGTCACTGCAAAACATGTATGGGAAAAACTACAGATTACCTATGAAGGAACCGACCAAGTAAGGGAAACTAAGATCAATCTTCTTCAACGTGATTATGAGCTTTTCCAAATGAAATCTGATGAAGGTATGTCTGAGTTTAGCTCCAGATTCTCTAACATCATAAATGGTCTCAAAAGTTTGGGAGAAAACTTTACTGATGAACAGCTGGTGAAAAAGATATTAAGATCTTTGACTGAGAAATGGGAAAGCAAGACCACAGCAATCATTGaagctaaaaatctgaaaaactACAGCTTTGATGAACTCATGGGTTCTCTCATGACACATGAAATGGTGAAATACAAGGGAAAGGAGATAGCTCAGGAAAGAAGGAAGAAAGCTGATCTGGCTCTGAAGATTGAATCTGAAAGTGATGATCAAATCAGCTCAGATGAAGAAATAGCTCTGATGACCAAGAGATTCTCAAAGATGTATCGCAAGGGAGACAAACGATACAGAAACAACATGAAGAAATTCATTAAAGGAAAAGTAGATTTGGAAGGAGCTGATGGCTTATGTTTTGGGTGTAACAAACCTGGACATTTCAAAGCTGATTGTCCAAAACTGAAAAGATCAACAAGAGTTGAAAAACCAAAGAAGGGTCTAGCAGCTTGGAGTGATTCTGATGACTCAGATGAAGATAAACCAGAAGAGAAAGCTAATCTCTGTTTAATGGCAATTGAAACCGGAGATAACAGTGGTCAAACTGATGCATATGAGGCTGATTCATTTGACAATGAGGTAGAAAACCTAAAACATTTATCTTATGATGAATTACTTCATAACTGTAATGATATCTTTATGGCTTATAAGGTTGTCTCAAAGAAGTATGTCAAACTGAAAGCTAAAACTAAAAATGTCATTTCTGAAGCTAATGTCAAAATTTCTCAAGCCAATGaaactgaaaaagaaaacataatGCAAAAGGATTTTGACTTAATGACTGAAAAGATTCAGAAAGCTGAAACTGAGGTTTCATTCCTAAAGAAGGAACTTGAAACTTCAAACAACCTTAGAATCAATCTTTTGCAACAGAATGATGCTATGCAAAAGAAGATTGATCTTCTCATTCAAGATCTCGCAAAATTCACTAAGGGAAAAGCTAATCTGAACATGCTTTTGGGAAATCAACGTCCCTATGGAGATACTGGCGGTATTGGTTTTGAAGGTTTTACCAAACCAAAGAAAATGGAATCATTCCTAAAAAATATTCCCACAAAAATCAAAACCATAACCAAAAGGACCTTCATTCCTTACATGTCACATGCCACCTGTTTTTACTGCAATATCAAAGGTCATGTTTCGAAGTTTTGTAAAGCTAAACAGAAAATATCTCAGACTAAACTTATCTGGGTTGTCAAAGGAACTAAACCTGAGAAA GTCTGCCTAAGGAGCAAGGATGATCAAAATTGGCATATGGATAGTGCTTGCTCAAGGCACATGACTGGTGACAAGTCAAAATTCACCAGTATCAAACTAAAGGATAGAGGAACAGTTTGCTTCGGTGATGACAGTAAAGCTAAAATTATCGGAATTGGAGCTATTGGCAAATATCCATCTATTGAAGGTGTCTCTTTAGTGGATGGACTGAAGTACAATCTTTTAAGTGTAAGTCAGCTCTGTGATAAGCAAAACAGAGTCATCTTTGAACCAACTCACTGTGAGGTACAGGATCTACACCAATAA
- the LOC126673125 gene encoding protein DETOXIFICATION 12-like isoform X1, whose protein sequence is MEDHLLLKDHNRYHKRDEEKDSRNGLTWPVFTQEVKQLGYIAAPMVAVVLSQFLLQVVSMMMVGHLGELALSSTAIATSLSGVTGFSLLLGMASALETLCGQAYGAKQYHKLGIQTQTAIFCLILVCIPLSIIWTFMGKILVFIGQDPIISHEAGKYLMWLIPALFAYAALQPLVRFFQMQSLINPMLLSSCATLCFHIPLCWVLVYKSGLQNVGGALAFCISSWLNVIILGLYMTYSTACAKTRAPISMELFHGIREFFRFAIPSAVMICLEWWSFELLVLLSGLLPNPQLETSVLSVCLQTISTLYAIPYGFGAAVSTRVSNELGAGNPQAARIAVYAVMFLAFVETAIISSTLFASRRVFGYLFSNEKEVVDYVTMISPLVCLSVIMDSLQGVLSGVARGCGWQQIGAYINLGAFYLCGIPIAAVLGFWVQLRGTGLWIGIQVGAFTQVTLLAIVTCFVNWEKQASKARERIFEGRSSVANIVT, encoded by the exons ATGGAAGATCATCTGTTACTTAAAGATCACAACAGATACCATAAAAGAGACGAAGAAAAGGATTCAAGAAATGGTCTAACATGGCCTGTTTTTACTCAAGAAGTCAAACAACTTGGCTACATAGCAGCTCCTATGGTGGCCGTTGTTCTCTCTCAGTTTCTTCTGCAAGTAGTTTCGATGATGATGGTGGGTCACCTCGGTGAACTCGCCCTTTCTAGCACCGCCATAGCCACCTCTTTATCTGGTGTCACTGGTTTTAGTCTTCTT TTAGGGATGGCCAGTGCGCTGGAAACTCTATGTGGACAAGCATATGGAGCTAAGCAATATCACAAACTCGGAATCCAAACTCAAACTGCGATCTTCTGTTTAATCTTAGTTTGTATTCCTCTTTCCATAATATGGACATTCATGGGCAAGATTCTTGTTTTCATTGGCCAAGACCCCATAATTTCCCATGAAGCTGGTAAATATTTAATGTGGCTTATTCCTGCACTCTTCGCCTATGCGGCTCTTCAGCCGCTAGTTCGGTTCTTTCAGATGCAGAGTCTGATCAATCCTATGTTGCTAAGCTCTTGTGCAACTCTTTGTTTCCACATACCTCTCTGTTGGGTTTTAGTGTACAAGTCGGGACTGCAAAACGTTGGAGGAGCATTAGCATTTTGTATTTCAAGTTGGTTGAATGTGATTATCCTTGGACTATACATGACCTACTCTACTGCATGTGCTAAAACTCGAGCCCCAATCTCTATGGAGCTGTTTCATGGAATTCGAGAATTCTTCCGATTTGCTATTCCTTCTGCAGTAATGATCTG CCTTGAATGGTGGTCATTTGAGCTCCTTGTCTTGCTCTCAGGACTCTTACCAAATCCGCAGCTTGAAACTTCTGTTTTATCCGTCTG TCTCCAGACTATCTCTACACTCTATGCAATTCCATATGGATTTGGTGCTGCAGTAAG CACTAGAGTTTCAAATGAATTAGGAGCAGGAAACCCGCAAGCTGCACGTATTGCTGTTTATGCTGTCATGTTTCTTGCATTTGTGGAGACAGCTATAATAAGCAGTACGCTCTTTGCCAGCCGCCGCGTCTTTGGTTACTTATTCAGCAACGAAAAGGAAGTAGTGGATTACGTGACAATGATATCTCCTCTGGTTTGCTTATCTGTTATAATGGACAGCTTACAAGGGGTGCTTTCAG GAGTTGCAAGGGGATGTGGATGGCAGCAAATAGGAGCTTATATTAACCTCGGCGCCTTCTACCTTTGTGGGATtccaatcgccgccgttttggGTTTCTGGGTACAGTTAAGAGGCACGGGCCTTTGGATTGGAATACAAGTTGGCGCATTTACACAAGTGACTCTACTCGCTATCGTTACATGTTTTGTAAATTGGGAGAAACAG GCAAGTAAGGCAAGGGAAAGGATATTTGAAGGAAGATCTTCTGTTGCCAATATAGTTACGTGA
- the LOC126673125 gene encoding protein DETOXIFICATION 12-like isoform X2 encodes MASALETLCGQAYGAKQYHKLGIQTQTAIFCLILVCIPLSIIWTFMGKILVFIGQDPIISHEAGKYLMWLIPALFAYAALQPLVRFFQMQSLINPMLLSSCATLCFHIPLCWVLVYKSGLQNVGGALAFCISSWLNVIILGLYMTYSTACAKTRAPISMELFHGIREFFRFAIPSAVMICLEWWSFELLVLLSGLLPNPQLETSVLSVCLQTISTLYAIPYGFGAAVSTRVSNELGAGNPQAARIAVYAVMFLAFVETAIISSTLFASRRVFGYLFSNEKEVVDYVTMISPLVCLSVIMDSLQGVLSGVARGCGWQQIGAYINLGAFYLCGIPIAAVLGFWVQLRGTGLWIGIQVGAFTQVTLLAIVTCFVNWEKQASKARERIFEGRSSVANIVT; translated from the exons ATGGCCAGTGCGCTGGAAACTCTATGTGGACAAGCATATGGAGCTAAGCAATATCACAAACTCGGAATCCAAACTCAAACTGCGATCTTCTGTTTAATCTTAGTTTGTATTCCTCTTTCCATAATATGGACATTCATGGGCAAGATTCTTGTTTTCATTGGCCAAGACCCCATAATTTCCCATGAAGCTGGTAAATATTTAATGTGGCTTATTCCTGCACTCTTCGCCTATGCGGCTCTTCAGCCGCTAGTTCGGTTCTTTCAGATGCAGAGTCTGATCAATCCTATGTTGCTAAGCTCTTGTGCAACTCTTTGTTTCCACATACCTCTCTGTTGGGTTTTAGTGTACAAGTCGGGACTGCAAAACGTTGGAGGAGCATTAGCATTTTGTATTTCAAGTTGGTTGAATGTGATTATCCTTGGACTATACATGACCTACTCTACTGCATGTGCTAAAACTCGAGCCCCAATCTCTATGGAGCTGTTTCATGGAATTCGAGAATTCTTCCGATTTGCTATTCCTTCTGCAGTAATGATCTG CCTTGAATGGTGGTCATTTGAGCTCCTTGTCTTGCTCTCAGGACTCTTACCAAATCCGCAGCTTGAAACTTCTGTTTTATCCGTCTG TCTCCAGACTATCTCTACACTCTATGCAATTCCATATGGATTTGGTGCTGCAGTAAG CACTAGAGTTTCAAATGAATTAGGAGCAGGAAACCCGCAAGCTGCACGTATTGCTGTTTATGCTGTCATGTTTCTTGCATTTGTGGAGACAGCTATAATAAGCAGTACGCTCTTTGCCAGCCGCCGCGTCTTTGGTTACTTATTCAGCAACGAAAAGGAAGTAGTGGATTACGTGACAATGATATCTCCTCTGGTTTGCTTATCTGTTATAATGGACAGCTTACAAGGGGTGCTTTCAG GAGTTGCAAGGGGATGTGGATGGCAGCAAATAGGAGCTTATATTAACCTCGGCGCCTTCTACCTTTGTGGGATtccaatcgccgccgttttggGTTTCTGGGTACAGTTAAGAGGCACGGGCCTTTGGATTGGAATACAAGTTGGCGCATTTACACAAGTGACTCTACTCGCTATCGTTACATGTTTTGTAAATTGGGAGAAACAG GCAAGTAAGGCAAGGGAAAGGATATTTGAAGGAAGATCTTCTGTTGCCAATATAGTTACGTGA